The following coding sequences are from one Cryptococcus deuterogattii R265 chromosome 1, complete sequence window:
- a CDS encoding cytosine permease, whose protein sequence is MSDIEKAVKPDDPKDSDSYEGLPSVDSGVYSGKQSVGEPSSRWVKFDELNRKLEHKMGIESRGIERVSESDRTDKRLYGNLFIWASANTVLPTLGVGILGPLLFGLGLGDSMLSIFFFNVATACIPAFMSTFGPKLGLRQMTSARYSWGFWGAKIVALLNCIACVGWSIVNTISGAQTLVAVSEYKISPAVGTVIIALVTLFIGLFGYRFVHQYERYSWIPTFITFLVMLGVSAKHLANVPWGVGQAEAAGVLSFGGTVWGFTMGWSSLSSDFNVYMPAEAKSWKVFAWTYTGLIFPLVLVEWLGAAIGCAALVVTDWGDAYAEHELGGLVGAVFIPSMHNGGKFFMTLLVLSVVANNTVNVYSMGLSVSVIANWLAAIPRLVWPCVITAIYIPIAIVGANSFASSLENFLNVLGYWLSIYATVVIEEHFIFRKGQYENYEAASTWNRSDRLPVGLAAIAAGCCGVAGAVLGMAQVWFIGPIGKKVGGTADPFGGDIGWLLSLAFTAVTYPAFRVLEKKWLRR, encoded by the exons ATGTCAGATATCGAGAAGGCAGTTAAGCCTGATGATCCCAAGGATTCAGACTCCTACGAGGGTCTACCTTCCGTTGACTCGGGAGTTTACTCTGGAAAACAAAGTGTCGGAGAACCATCCAGTCGCTGGGTGAAATTTGACGAGCTGAATAGGAAGCTGGAGCATAAGATGGGTATTGAGTCG AGAGGTATCGAACGCGTTTCTGAGTCTGATCGTACAGATAAACGACTC TATGGGAATCTTTTCATTTGGGCAAGTGCCAACACGGTGCTGCCTACGCTAG GCGTCGGTATCCTTGGTCCACTGCTTTTTGGCCTTGGTCTGGGAGATTCGATGTtgtcaatcttcttcttcaacgtTGCTACCGCCTGCATCCCCGCCTTCATGTCTACTTTCGGACCCAAACTTGGCCTTCGTCAAATGACTTCAGCGAGGTACTCTTGGGGTTTTTGGGGGGCAAAGATAGTAGCCTTACTCAACTGCATCGCGTGCGTCGGCTGGTCTATTGTGAATACCATATCTGGTGCTCAAACCCTTGTGGCGGTCTCCGAATACAAGATCTCCCCCGCTGTGGGCACTGTGATTATTGCCCTTGTCACTCTTTTCATTGGCCTCTTCGGCTATCGATTTGTTCACCAGTATGAAAGATACTCTTGGATACCGACTTTCATCACATTCCTTGTCATGCTTGGTGTGTCTGCGAAGCATCTGGCGAATGTGCCTTGGGGAGTCGGCCAGGCAGAAGCCGCCGGAGTTCTTTCTTTCGGCGGTACCGTATGGGGTTTTACGATGGGTTGGTCTTCACTGTCAAGCGATTTCAATGTGTATATGCCTGCGGAAGcgaagagttggaaggtCTTCGCCTGGACGTATACGGGATTGATCTTTCCTCTTGTGCTCGTTGAATGGCTAGGTGCTGCTATAGGTTGCGCTGCTTTGGTCGTCACCGACTGGGGAGACGCTTACGCTGAGCATGAGCTTGGTGGTCTTGTTGGTGCCGTATTCA TCCCTTCTATGCACAACGGAGGGAAGTTCTTCATGACTCTTTTGGTGCTTTCTGTTGTTGCCAATAA TACCGTGAATGTGTACTCTATGGGTTTGAGTGTATCCGTGATTGCCAACTGGTTGGCTGCTATTCCTCGACTTGTGTGGCCTTGCGTCATCACTGCCATTTATATCCCAATAGCTATCGTGGGCGCAAACTCATTTGCTAGCTCTCTCGAAAACTTCCTCAACGTCCTCGGATATTGGCTCTCTATCTATGCTACTGTGGTAATTGAAGAacatttcatcttccgcaAGGGTCAATATGAAAATTACGAAGCGGCCAGCACTTGGAACCGATCTGACAGATTGCCTGTCGGATTAGCTGCTATTGCTGCCGGGTGTTGTGGAGTGGCCGGTGCCGTTCTAGGCATGGCCCAGGTATGGTTCATCGGTCCCA TTGGTAAAAAGGTCGGCGGCACTGCTGATCCGTTCGGCGGTGATATCGGATGGCTATTGTCACTC GCCTTCACCGCTGTTACTTATCCTGCCTTCCGAGTGCTCGAAAAGAAATGGCTCCGTCGATAA
- a CDS encoding mitochondrial outer membrane 72K protein produces MPPLPTAPPASIPTPSVSVSATPPPSSFLARTQKFIEENQRLILLGCAVLAATGAGYYLYSRPEKPSTPSSPAAPSKKNKKKKKKSGEKKDDKYLKNEGDRGPLLEEIQPQVVKEDDSVHLQGVPDQRELESMSESARNELGATLKDRGNKLYSKKSFQKAIECYTKAIEVSVKKVAVFYSNRAACYGNLTPPDYEKCVADCNEAIKLDRTYTKALKRRATAFENLNRNEEAVRDFTAVTIIERFQDDQASAAVERCLKKLASSRAAEILSKREANLPSPTFISAYLAAFRPHPKPALPESPSQGDQTLSLAFDALEAADYPHALTYAAESIEQGISSKKGQAEAYNLRGTFKFLMGNAEGARDDLQKSLDIDPGFVQSWVKIASVHMELGDPATAFGDFEAAIRHDANNPDIYYHRGQVYFITQEFDKALADYTKSVQLDSSFIFPHIQTAVCQYKMGNVGSSMASFRRILREFPDRGEASNYYGEILLDQQKFSESLERFDRSIELDKERKPRNVLPFVNKALALFQWKQDIDGAEALCKEALEIDPDCDVAVATLAQLSLQQGKIDEAIKWFEKSAQLARTEGELVNAITYEHASKAQVHFLKTYPEFAERLSQIAQAA; encoded by the exons ATGCCTCCTTTGCCTACCGCCCCCCCTGCCTCAATTCCCACACCATCTGTTTCTGTGTCTGCTACCCCACCACCCAGTTCTTTTCTGGCCCGCACTCAGAAGTTCATCGAGGAAAATCAGCGACTCATCCTACTTGGTTGCGCTGTCTTAGCTGCCACTGGTGCAGGTTATTACTTGTACTCCCGACCGGAAAAGCCCTCAACTCCTTCGTCGCCTGCGGCCCCatcaaaaaagaacaagaagaagaagaagaagagcggagagaagaaggatgacaaGTACTTGAAAAACGAAGGCGACCGGGGACCTCTACTGGAGGAGATACAGCCTCAGGTcgtcaaggaagatgactcAGTCCATCTTCAAGGCGTTCCCGATCAAAGGGAGCTTGAAAGCATGAGCGAATCTGCTAGAAATGAGCTCGGTGCCACTTTGAAGGACAGAGGAAATAAACTCTATTCCAAAAAGAGTTTCCAAAAGGCCATTGAGTGCTACACTAAAGCAATCGAAGTGTCGGTAAAGAAGGTTGCAGTTTTCTACTCAAACCGTGCCGCTT GTTACGGTAATCTCACCCCTCCCGACTATGAAAAATGTGTGGCGGACTGCAACGAAGCAATCAAGCTCGACCGTACGTACACGAAAGCTTTAAAGCGACGTGCTACCGCTTTCGAAAATTTGAACCGCAATGAAGAGGCCGTAAGGGACTTCACTGCCGTTACTATTATTGAGCGTTTCCAGGACGATCAAGCCTCTGCTGCCGTCGAACGTTGCCTCAAGAAACTTGCTAGCAGCCGCGCAGCCGAAATTCTTAGCAAGCGTGAAGCTAACCTTCCTTCACCTACCTTTATATCAGCCTACCTTGCTGCGTTCCGACCCCACCCAAAGCCAGCTCTTCCTGAGAGCCCCAGTCAGGGTGATCAGACTCTCTCGTTGGCTTTTGATGCTCTTGAGGCGGCAGATTATCCTCACGCTCTGACGTACGCGGCAGAGTCTATCGAGCAAGGCATAAGCTCTAAGAAGGGCCAGGCTGAAGCGTACAATTTGCGAGGGACCTTTAAATTCTTGATGGGCAACGCTGAGGGCGCCAGGGATGACTTGCAGAAGAGTTTGGATATTGATCCCGGTTTTGTTCAAAGTTGGGTCAAGATTGCCAGCGTCCATATGGAATTGG GCGACCCTGCGACGGCCTTTGGTGACTTCGAGGCGGCGATCCGACATGATGCAAACAATCCCGATATCTACTATCACCGTGGCCAAG TGTACTTCATCACTCAGGAATTCGACAAGGCCCTTGCAGACTATACCAAGTCCGTTCAACTTGACAGCAGCTTCATTTTCCCGCATATACAGACGGCCGTATGTCAGTATAAGATGGGCAACGTAGGATCTAGCATGGCGTCGTTTAGGAGGATCCTCCGTGAATTCCCGGATAGAGGAGAGGCAAGCAACTATTA TGGCGAAATTCTTCTCGACCAACAAAAATTCTCTGAATCGCTGGAACGCTTTGACAGATCCATCGAGCTTGACAAGGAGCGCAAGCCTCGCAacgttcttccttttgtcAACAAGGCGCTCGCCCTTTTCCAGTGGAAGCAGGACATTGATGGCGCCGAGGCTCTCTGCAAGGAGGCACTTGAGATTGATCCAGACTGCGACGTTGCCGTCGCCACACTGGCGCAACTGAGCTTGCAGCAGGGTAAAATCGACGAGGCGATTAAATGGTTTGAAAAGAGTGCTCAGTTGGCTCGGACTGAGGGTGAATTGGTAAATGCCATTACAT ATGAACATGCTAGTAAAGCTCAAGTGCACTTCCTGAAGACTTATCCGGAATTCGCGGAAAGACTTAGTCAGATTGCTCAAGCCGCGTAA
- a CDS encoding monosaccharide transporter, translating to MSSNEKSPVVGSGKIVTYGGLHGNALLYAIVGTATTGFSLFGYDQGLMSGIIASDQFNTEFPATHQRDANDVHAGTVQGSVTSCYEVGCFLGALFAYFFGERMGRRRVMLMGAVIMIIGTIISVCAFGPGDPRGNVGGFVQFIVGRVITGVGNGANTATIPSWVAESSKAHNRGFLICMEASTVAVGTVIAYWIDFGLSFVNSSVSWRFPIALQILFALILIGGVMVLPESPRWLLSHGYDHEGLRVIAALDSKAEDDPVAIADKNKVSDAIAAQQSAKSNRKRDILKGGKNQHLRRAMVGASTQLFQQIGGCNAVIYYSTVLFENQIGLDKTLSLILGGVLSIVYAIFALTSFFLVERVGRRKLFLIGTFGQAAAMFITFGCLLPGGAQAAKGGAFGLYLFIAFFGATWLPLPWLYPAELNSMAVRTQANAISTMVNWLFNFTVVQVLPTMTASIGAYTFLFFACINCVFLPFIYLFYPETTGRTLEELDVIFAHAHLTHRRPTLVAAELPKLTDFQVQEMTDRYDIHGGAADTENPSSYGAAINAGAPDTALPPTHPQDDPDYYPDGSRRPSGGTAESGEQTRVTTPSGEKASATPPA from the exons ATGTCGAGCAACGAGAAAAGCCCAGTAGTCGGGTCGGGCAAGATCGTTACTTATGGTGGCCTTCACGGTAACGCCTTGCTCTATGCCATTGTTGGCACCGCCACTACAGGCTTCAGTCTGTTTGGCTAT GATCAAG GTCTTATGTCTGGTATTATTGCCTCAGATCAGTTCAACACGGAATTCCCTGCG ACTCATCAACGTGACGCCAACGATGTGCATGCCGGTACCGTCCAAGGTAGTGTGACCTCCTGTTACGAAGTTGGTTGCTTCCTAGGTGCCCTTTTCGCCTACTTCTTTGGCGAACGTATGGGCCGTAGACGGGTCATGCTCATGGGCGCCGTTATCATGATCATTGGAACCATCATCTCTGTGTGCGCCTTCGGTCCTGGAGACCCTAGAGGCAACGTTGGCGGTTTTGTTCAGTTCATCGTCGGTCGTGTGATCACTGGCGTGGGAAACGGTGCGAATACTGCTACTATTCCTTCCTGGGTTGCCGAAAGTTCCAAAGCACACAACCGTGGTTTCTTGATTTGTATGGAAGCTTCTACAGTTGCTGTTGGTACCGTCATCGCCTACTGGATCGATTTCGGTCTTTCTTTTGTGAAC AGTTCCGTCTCTTGGCGATTTCCCATTGCTTTGCAAATCCTTTTCGCTCTTATCCTTATCGGCGGTGTTATGGTTCTTCCCGAGTCTCCACGTTGGTTGCTTTCCCATGGCTACGACCATGAAGGTTTGAGAGTCATTGCTGCTCTTGATTCTAAGGCTGAGGATGATCCTGTTGCTATTGCGGACAAGAACAAGG TTTCCGACGCCATCGCTGCTCAGCAAAGTGCCAAGTCTAACAGAAAGAGGGACATCTTAAAAGGCGGCAAGAACCAGCACCTCCGAAGAGCCATGGTCGGTGCTTCCACACAGCTTTTCCAACAAATTGGCGGTTGCAATGC TGTCATTTACTATTCTACCGTCTTGTTTGAGAACCAAATCGGTCTTGACAAAACACTCTCTCTCATTTTGGGCGGTGTTCTCTCAATCGTCTATGCTATATTTGCTctcacctccttcttccttgttgAGCGAGTCGGTCGTCGAAAGCTTTTCCTTATTGGTACTTTTGGACAAGCTGCTGCCATGTTCATCACTTTTggttgtcttcttcctggCGGCGCTCAGGCGGCCAAGGGTGGCGCTTTCGGCCTTTACCTGTTCATTGCGTTCTTTGGTGCTACTTggctccctcttccttggcttTACCCTGCCGAGCTCAACTCTATGGCCGTTAGGACCCAGGCAAACGCTATTTCTACTATGGTCAACTGGCTTTTCAACTTCACTGTCGTGCAGGTTTTGCCAACAATGACGGCCTCCATTGGTGCTTACACTTTCCTGTTCTTCGCGTGTATCAACTGTGTATTTTTACCATTCATTTACTTGTTCTATCCAG AGACTACTGGACGAACTTTGGAAGAGCTTGACGTTATCTTTGCTCATGCTCATCTTAC TCATCGTCGACCTACCCTCGTGGCTGCTGAGCTCCCCAAGCTCACTGATTTCCAAGTCCAAGAAATGACTGATCGGTATGACATCCACGGTGGCGCCGCCGACACTGAAAACCCCTCTTCCTATGGTGCCGCTATTAATGCCGGTGCTCCTGACACCGCCCTTCCTCCTACACACCCCCAGGATGACCCTGACTACTATCCCGATGGTAGCCGCAGACCTTCAGGGGGTACTGCTGAGAGCGGTGAGCAAACGAGGGTGACTACTCCTTCCGGCGAGAAGGCTAGTGCCACTCCACCGGCTTAA
- a CDS encoding ATP-dependent metalloprotease, with amino-acid sequence MLSRSVQAAGFDLFLPSRTASLRCQKYGARSSPNLKILRKTSQFVSLHFIPLRALHSSTSCNGIFSSRSTSPKPSEAQTDVDQPITPFQARIAELEIKAHTNKEDPDAQLAFLRQLSEGGEFAGLVAYYEGMALAEDASGSRALLRDDEAWGIFMDALARSGRLGDIATMVRRRDRLLASIGVHGGSSPSAPLVSSPIPPSGSANNLSTSTSSATSPGSSMASPLLSQVVSPTPLANASNASTQSHPGAGSPLNPIYVQMAPPTPQMNAWRALRWVAGFLLWGFIILTVMSMVIENTGLLKAGPGPVEFEPEEGKIVKFSDVHGVEEAKAELEEIVEFLKNPEKFSALGGKLPKGVLLTGPPGTGKTMLARAVAGEAEVPFLFASGSSFDEMFVGVGAKRVRELFAAARKKAPAIIFIDELDAIGSKRSAKDQHYMKQTLNQLLVELDGFEQAEGVIIIAATNFPESLDKALTRPGRFDRHVVVGLPDVRGRIEILKHHMSEVQYDVDVDPSVIARGCPGMSGADLQNLVNQAAVKASRDGSSSVQLKHFEWAKDRILMGAERRSHYVTEESKRSTAYHEGGHALVALHTPGAMPLHKVTIMPRGQALGITFQLPEQDKDSYTRREFNAMIDVALGGRAAEEMIFGHDNVTSGCSSDLQRATDVATRMIRNYGFSDKVGLVAHGDEESVYLSSKKKDEIESEIRSFLDQSMARTENLLKTHEDELHRLAEALVEYETLSLDEVKQVLDGKRLDRPTTEGESLKSQGEKEGKGPIVDGI; translated from the exons ATGCTTTCTAGATCCGTGCAGGCCGCAGGGTTCGACCTGTTTCTGCCGTCCAGGACAGCTAGTTTAAGATGCCAAAAATACGGGGCGCGAAGTTCGCCAAATCTTAAG ATCCTGAGGAAAACGTCGCAATTCGTTTCGTTACATTTCATTCCTCTTCGAGCCCTCCACAGCTCTACATCCTGCAATGGCATTTTTAGCTCTCGGTCTACTAGCCCTAAACCGTCAGAAGCCCAAACCGATGTCGACCAACCCATAACTCCTTTTCAAGCTCGAATTGCAGAACTAGAGATCAAGGCTCATACAAATAAAGAGGATCCAGATGCCCAGCTTGCATTTTTACGCCAGCTTTctgaaggaggagaattTGCAGGTTTGGTCGCGTACTACGAAGGGATGGCTCTTGCGGAGGATGCATCTGGAAGTCGGGCCCTTctgagagatgatgaagcatGGGGCATATTTATGGACGCATTGGCGAGATCAGGCAGGCTGGGTGATATAGCGACTATGGtcaggagaagagatcgGCTGCTGGCTTCCATAGGTGTTCATGGCGGgtcttccccttctgcGCCTTTGGTATCCAGTCCTATACCACCCTCTGGATCAGCAAACAATCTGTCAACCTCGACATCTTCTGCCACTTCACCAGGTTCTTCAATGGCGTCACCTTTGCTAAGCCAGGTAGTGTCGCCAACTCCCTTGGCAAATGCTTCAAATGCGTCTACTCAGTCTCATCCTGGTGCAGGTTCTCCGCTAAATCCGATATACGTGCAAATGGCTCCCCCTACTCCGCAGATGAACGCCTGGCGTGCTTTACGTTGGGTGGCTGGATTCCTATTGTGGGGATTTATTATTCTCACGGTCATGTCGATGGTCATAGAGAACACTGGGCTACTGAAGGCAGGTCCTGGCCCTGTCGAGTTTGAACCAGAGGAAGGCAAGATAGTCAAATTTAGCGATGTCCAtggggtggaagaagctaAAGCG GAATTGGAGGAAATCGTGGAGTTTCTCAAAAACCCGGAGAAGTTTTCGGCTCTTGGGGGCAAACTTCCAAAAGGAGTACTTCTGACTGGCCCTCCTGGTACCGGTAAGACTATGCTCGCCCGTGCTGTAGCAGGCGAGGCGGAAGTTCCGTTTTTGTTTGCTTCTGGTTCAAGTTTTGACGAAATGTTTGTTGGTGTCGGAG CTAAACGTGTCAGGGAGCTGTTCGCTGCTGccaggaagaaggctcCCGccatcattttcattgACGAACTCGATGCTATTGGCTCCAAACGAAGTGCAAAGGATCAACATTATATGAAACAAACTTTGAATCAGCTTCTTGTGGAACTTGACGGCTTTGAACAGGCGGAAggtgtcatcatcattgcaGCCACCAACTTCCCTGAATCTCTCGACAAAGCGCTTACCCGTCCTGGACGTTTTGATAGACATG TTGTGGTTGGTCTTCCTGACGTCCGCGGGCGTATAGAAATTCTCAAGCATCACATGTCCGAGGTGCAATACgatgtggatgttgatCCTAGTGTCATTGCACGAGGCTGTCCTGGTATGAGCGGTGCAGATTTACAGAACCTGGTCAATCAGGCCGCTGTCAAGGCGTCCAGGGATGGATCGAGCAGCGTTCAATTGAAGCATTTCGAATGGGCTAAAG ATCGTATTTTGATGGGGGCTGAAAGGAGATCTCATTATGTGACAGAGGAGTCCAAGCGATCAACTGCTTATCACGAAGGTGGTCACGCTCTTGTTGCTTTGCATACCCCCGGGGCCATGCCCCTACACAAAGT TACAATCATGCCCAGAGGCCAGGCCCTTGGCATTACTTTTCAGCTACCTGAACAAGACAAGG ACTCGTATACCCGTCGCGAATTCAATGCTATGATTGACGTTGCTCTTGGTGGTCGTGCggcagaggagatgatatTTGGCCATGACAATGTAACGAGTGGATGCTCAAGCGACCTTCAACGTGCAACGGATGTTGCTACCAGGATGATTCGG AATTATGGCTTCAGTGACAAAGTCGGATTAGTTGCCCatggggatgaagaatcTGTCTATCTTTCAAGtaagaagaaagatgagatcGAAAGTGAAATTCGAAG TTTCCTAGATCAGAGTATGGCCAGGACAGAGAATCTGCTCAAGACACACGAAGATGAGTTACATCGA CTGGCTGAGGCTCTCGTTGAGTATGAGACTTTATCGTTGGATGAAGTAAAGCAAGTGTTAGATGGAAAGCGGTTAGATAGACCAACAACTGAAGGGGAAAGTTTAAAGAGTCAaggcgaaaaagaagggaaaggtcCCATTGTTGACGGCATTTAG
- a CDS encoding MFS transporter (genome sequence mistake) → MLLNHIGRPSIYIPIAMLIWGMISVLTGVCHDYVGVLLTRLFLGVVEAAFLPGALFILSKWYRKDEISLRYTLLYCGNLISNAFGSLIAAGVLANMDGKLGHAAWRWLFYIEGALTMFFALIAMFMLPDFPHNTKRGFTEEELQVAQLRMLEDVGEIDQDSKDEKWHTGLIMAVTDWKIYILMGSLTTCVTGLSFNIYFPTLTKTLGYGTTETLLLAAPPWIFSCLLALANSTHSDRTNEKFWHSTWPLLMGIVGFIISIAVPPEKKAGRYVALFLQAGSYAGYIIMYTWMSSSFPRPPAKRAVALAFMNAMSQVGNIVGSYIWPTKFGPSYANSYGIVLSMFGATILLNIWFRIILIRANKRLEEGERAFDEHGDTLQRAAALESTTVQDAMLMQKGFRYLI, encoded by the exons ATGCTTCTG AATCATATCGGCCGGCCATCTATCTATATCCCTATCGCGATGCTTATA TGGGGGATGATTAGTGTCCTCACAGGTGTTTGCCACGATTATGTAGGCGTCCTCCTTACCCGGCTTTTCCTGGG TGTAGTAGAAGCAGCCTTTCTACCTGGTGCGCTATTC ATTCTGAGTAAATGGTATCGCAAAGACGAAATCAGTCTTCGTTACACTCTTCTATACTGTGGAAACCTAATTTCCAATGCTTTTG GCTCTTTGATTGCTGCTGGTGTGTTGGCCAATATGGATGGTAAATTGGGACACGCGGCTTGGCGCTGGCTTTTTTACA TCGAGGGAGCTCTCACCATGTTCTTTGCTCTAATTGCCATGTTCATGCTTCCTGATTTCCCTCATAATACCAAGCGTGGATTtaccgaagaagaacttcAGGTCGCACAGCTGAGAATGTTGGAAGACGTCGGGGAAATAGACCAAGACTCAAAGGACGAGAAATGGCATACAGGGCTTATCATGGCCGTAACT GATTGGAAAATCTACATTCTCATGGGCAGTCTGACCACCTGTGTCACTGGTTTGTCGTTCAACAT CTATTTTCCCACTTTGACAAAAACTCTGGGCTATGGCACAACGGAGACTCTGCTCCTGGCAGCCCCTCCTTGGATT TTCTCGTGCCTTCTTGCGCTTGCTAATTCAACGCACTCTGATCGCACCAACGAGAAGTTCTGGCATTCGACTTGGCCTTTACTGATGGGGATTGTGGGATTTATTATCTCTATAG CTGTGCCTCCCGAGAAGAAAGCAGGTCGTTATGTAGCCTTATTCCTGCAGGCGGGGTCTTATGCGGGTTACATCATA ATGTACACATGGATGAGTAGTTCGTTTCCTCGACCCCCCGCCAAAAGGGCTGTGGCGCTTGCATTCATG AATGCTATGTCGCAAGTTGGTAATATTGTCGGCAGT TACATTTGGCCTACCAAGTTCGGGCCTAGCTACGCCAACTCCTACGGTATTGTTTTGTCTATGTTTGGGGCCACGATTCTG CTCAATATATGGTTCCGAATCATTCTCATACGCGCCAATAAGCGccttgaggaaggtgagagagCTTTCGATGAACATGGAGATACCCTGCAGCGGGCAGCCGCTTTGGAGAGCACAACTGTTCAAGATGCCATGCTCATGCAGAAAGGATTCAGATACCTTATATGA